In a single window of the Nicotiana tomentosiformis chromosome 8, ASM39032v3, whole genome shotgun sequence genome:
- the LOC104103411 gene encoding tryptophan synthase beta chain 1, giving the protein MACNIEVIVRQAKIAEPRLSYSRKWKGKFAIFSVATGPSRVTELPGKLVYHEKKRAIFSNEKFGIFGGKFVPETLISSLTKLDYEFNSALHDPQFQMELGVALRDYVGRETPLYLAERLTDHYKSRNGGKGPDLYLKREDLNHVGAHKINNAIAQTMLAKRMDCKNIIAATGAGQHGVATAAACAKLSLECTVFMGSLDMERQPSNVILMKHLGAKVKSVKGSFKDAVSEGIRHWVNNLETSYFLGGAAIGPHPCPTMVREFQSVIGKETRKQAMEKWGGKPDVLVACVGSGSNALGLFHEFIEDKDVRLIGVEAGGVGLDTGKHSATMARGQVGVYHGAMSYLLQDDEGQIIEPHSIGVGLEYPGVSPELSFLKDTGRAEFYTVTDEQALEAYKRLCRLEGIFPALEASHALAFLDRLCPTLEDGEKVVVNLSGRGDKDAATVFNHTTKNE; this is encoded by the exons ATGGCATGTAACATCGAAGTTATTGTTCGACAAGCAAAAATTGCTGAACCAAGATTGTCATATAGCAGAAAATGGAAAGGAAAATTTGCTATATTTTCCGTAGCTACTGGCCCGAGCCGAGTTACAGAGTTACCAGGGAAGCTGGTTTACCATGAAAAAAAGAGAGCAATATTTAGCAATGAAAAGTTTGGGATTTTTGGTGGAAAGTTCGTACCTGAGACGCTTATATCTTCTTTAACAAAGCTTGACTACGAATTCAACTCTGCTTTGCATGACCCTCAGTTTCAG ATGGAGCTGGGAGTGGCACTAAGGGACTACGTAGGGCGTGAAACTCCTTTATACTTGGCTGAGAGACTAACAGATCACTACAagagcagaaatgggggaaaagggcCAGACCTATATCTAAAAAGGGAAGATCTGAACCATGTTGGAGCACACAAGATCAACAACGCTATTGCACAAACAATGTTGGCTAAACGCATGGACTGTAAAAATATCATAGCAGCCACCGGTGCTGGCCAACATGGCGTCGCGACGGCGGCTGCCTGTGCTAAACTCTCATTGGAGTGTACTGTATTCATGGGAAGCTTAGATATGGAGAGACAACCTTCTAATGTAATCTTGATGAAGCATCTTGGTGCAAAG GTGAAATCTGTAAAAGGAAGTTTTAAAGATGCAGTATCGGAAGGCATTCGACATTGGGTTAACAACTTGGAGACAAGCTATTTCTTAGGAGGTGCAGCCATAGGACCACACCCATGTCCAACCATGGTTCGTGAATTCCAATCAGTAATTGGAAAAGAAACGAGGAAACAAGCCATGGAAAAATGGGGTGGGAAACCAGATGTGTTAGTGGCTTGTGTAGGTAGTGGCTCTAATGCGTTGGGTCTATTTCATGAATTTATTGAAGATAAAGATGTGAGGCTAATAGGAGTTGAAGCTGGTGGGGTTGGTCTTGATACAGGTAAACACTCAGCAACTATGGCTAGAGGTCAAGTTGGGGTGTATCATGGTGCAATGAGCTATTTGTTACAAGATGATGAAGGACAAATTATTGAACCACACTCAATAGGTGTGGG ATTAGAGTACCCAGGTGTTAGCCCAGAGCTTAGCTTTCTAAAAGACACAGGGCGTGCAGAGTTTTATACTGTCACAGATGAACAAGCCTTAGAAG CATATAAACGGTTGTGCAGGCTAGAAGGGATATTCCCAGCCTTAGAAGCTTCACATGCACTTGCATTTCTCGACAGACTTTGCCCTACTCTGGAGGATGGTGAGAAGGTGGTTGTTAATTTAAGCGGCCGCGGAGATAAGGATGCTGCCACAGTCTTTAATCATACAACAAAAAATGAATGA